A single genomic interval of Streptomyces sp. 1222.5 harbors:
- a CDS encoding cob(I)yrinic acid a,c-diamide adenosyltransferase, whose product MVNLTRIYTRTGDKGTTNLGDMSRVPKTDLRISAYADANEANAVIGTAIALGGLDEEVVAVLTRVQNDLFDVGADLSTPVVENPEFPPLRVEQFYIDKLEADCDRFNERLEKLRSFILPGGTPGAALLHQACTVVRRAERATWAAMEAHGDTMNPLTATYLNRLSDLLFILARAANGELGDVLWVPGGER is encoded by the coding sequence ATGGTCAATCTGACGCGCATCTACACCAGGACCGGCGACAAGGGCACCACCAACCTCGGCGACATGAGCCGGGTGCCCAAGACGGACCTCAGGATCTCGGCGTACGCGGACGCCAACGAGGCCAACGCGGTGATCGGCACCGCGATCGCGCTGGGCGGCCTCGACGAGGAGGTCGTCGCGGTCCTCACCCGCGTCCAGAACGACCTGTTCGACGTGGGCGCGGATCTGTCCACGCCGGTAGTGGAGAACCCGGAGTTCCCGCCGCTGCGGGTGGAGCAGTTCTACATCGACAAGCTGGAGGCGGACTGCGACCGCTTCAACGAGCGGCTGGAGAAGCTGCGGTCCTTCATCCTGCCAGGCGGCACGCCGGGCGCGGCCCTGCTGCACCAGGCGTGCACGGTGGTCCGCCGGGCCGAGCGCGCCACCTGGGCGGCGATGGAGGCCCACGGCGACACCATGAACCCGCTGACCGCGACCTACCTCAACCGCCTCTCCGACCTCCTGTTCATCCTGGCCCGCGCGGCCAACGGCGAACTCGGCGACGTGCTGTGGGTCCCGGGCGGCGAACGCTGA
- a CDS encoding TetR/AcrR family transcriptional regulator, with product MAEGLRERKKRQTRQYISDVATGLFLERGFEAVTVAEIAEAANVSVNTVYNYFPAKEDLFFDRSAGMTDRLARWVRGRDAGESAARAVLRELRAEVEAVSPRVGLLEGYDRFMRVIHEAPPLRSRLWSLQQEIHDTLATALREETGAADGDPLPGLMAGQICWIHQAVFVTIGREMLAGRKPVEVSREVLVLLDDIEDLLSEKVLGYAVRRAG from the coding sequence ATGGCAGAGGGGCTCAGGGAGCGCAAGAAGCGGCAGACCAGGCAGTACATCTCGGATGTCGCCACGGGCCTGTTCCTGGAGCGCGGGTTCGAGGCGGTGACGGTCGCGGAGATCGCCGAGGCCGCCAACGTCTCCGTCAACACCGTCTACAACTACTTCCCCGCCAAGGAGGACCTCTTCTTCGACCGCTCGGCCGGCATGACCGACCGGCTCGCGCGCTGGGTCCGCGGCCGGGACGCGGGCGAGTCCGCCGCCCGCGCCGTCCTGCGCGAACTGCGCGCGGAGGTCGAGGCCGTCTCGCCGAGAGTGGGTCTGCTGGAGGGGTACGACCGCTTCATGCGCGTCATCCACGAGGCGCCGCCGCTGCGCTCCCGGCTGTGGAGCCTTCAGCAGGAGATCCACGACACCCTGGCGACGGCCCTGCGCGAGGAGACCGGCGCCGCCGACGGCGACCCGCTGCCCGGCCTGATGGCCGGTCAGATCTGCTGGATCCATCAGGCGGTCTTCGTCACCATCGGCCGGGAGATGCTGGCGGGGCGCAAACCGGTCGAAGTGTCACGAGAAGTGCTCGTCCTGCTCGACGACATCGAGGACCTGTTGAGCGAGAAGGTGCTCGGCTACGCCGTCCGGCGGGCCGGCTGA
- a CDS encoding ABC transporter ATP-binding protein has product MATVISAAGLARTFRTKAGPVEAVRCVDLAVREGEILGLLGPNGAGKTTTLRMLTTLLKPTGGAACVAGHDLAGDPAGVRRVSGYVAQSGGVDPQITVREELVTQGRMYRLSRADAVGRAAELARELDLVAFLDRRTGALSGGQRRRLDIAMALTHRPKVLFLDEPTTGLDPGSRADLWDLVRRLRDRYGTTVFLTTHYLDEADALTDRLVIVDHGVVAAEGTPAALKRRYGGSPDATLQDTFLAVTGRGPEPAGADPVTV; this is encoded by the coding sequence ATGGCAACAGTCATCAGTGCGGCGGGCCTCGCCCGCACCTTCCGGACGAAGGCCGGGCCCGTGGAGGCCGTCCGATGCGTCGACCTCGCCGTGCGGGAGGGCGAGATCCTCGGCCTCCTCGGCCCCAACGGCGCCGGCAAGACGACCACCCTGCGGATGCTCACCACCCTGCTGAAGCCGACCGGCGGCGCGGCCTGCGTGGCCGGTCACGACCTGGCCGGCGACCCGGCCGGGGTGCGCCGGGTGAGCGGCTACGTCGCCCAGTCGGGCGGCGTCGATCCGCAGATCACCGTGCGGGAGGAACTGGTCACCCAGGGCCGGATGTACCGGCTGTCCAGGGCGGACGCGGTCGGGCGGGCGGCGGAACTGGCCCGGGAACTGGACCTCGTGGCGTTCCTCGACCGGCGGACCGGCGCGCTCTCGGGCGGCCAGCGGCGCCGTCTCGACATCGCCATGGCGCTCACCCACCGCCCGAAGGTGCTCTTCCTCGACGAGCCGACCACCGGGCTCGACCCCGGCAGCCGCGCCGACCTGTGGGACCTGGTCCGGCGGCTGCGCGACCGGTACGGCACCACCGTCTTCCTGACCACCCACTACCTGGACGAGGCCGACGCCCTCACCGACCGCCTGGTGATCGTCGACCACGGGGTCGTGGCCGCCGAGGGCACACCGGCCGCGCTGAAACGCCGGTACGGCGGCTCGCCGGACGCCACCCTCCAGGACACCTTCCTCGCCGTCACCGGTCGCGGCCCCGAGCCGGCCGGCGCCGACCCCGTCACCGTATGA
- a CDS encoding ABC transporter permease: protein MLLHDTALIYGRYVRQSLRSRFALLFGLLTPLLYLLFFGPLLTGLPLGGEGSSWQVLVPGLLLQLGLFGALFAGFTVIIENGQGVVERMRVTPVSRLALLLGRVLRDASVFVLQAVLLVLAALVMGLRAPLAGILIGFAFVALLTLALASLSYALGMTVRTPQEFGPLINAVSMPSMLLSGLMLPMTLAPAWLDVLSHFVPFRYLVDAVRDAYTGHYTSAHMLYGVLVAVGFAAAAVTVGTRVFRTAGA, encoded by the coding sequence ATGCTCCTCCACGACACGGCCCTCATCTACGGCCGGTACGTCCGCCAGTCCCTGCGCTCCCGTTTCGCCCTGCTCTTCGGCCTGCTGACGCCGCTGCTGTACCTGCTCTTCTTCGGACCGCTGCTCACGGGCCTGCCGTTGGGCGGCGAGGGCAGCTCCTGGCAGGTGCTCGTACCCGGCCTGCTGCTCCAACTCGGTCTCTTCGGCGCCCTGTTCGCGGGGTTCACGGTGATCATCGAGAACGGCCAGGGGGTTGTGGAGAGGATGCGGGTGACCCCGGTCAGCCGTCTCGCCCTGCTCCTCGGCCGGGTGCTGCGCGACGCCTCCGTCTTCGTGCTCCAGGCGGTGCTGCTGGTGCTGGCCGCGCTGGTGATGGGCCTGCGCGCGCCGCTCGCGGGCATCCTGATCGGCTTCGCCTTCGTCGCGCTGCTCACGCTCGCGCTGGCCTCGCTGTCGTACGCGCTGGGGATGACGGTCCGCACCCCGCAGGAGTTCGGCCCGCTGATCAACGCGGTGTCGATGCCGTCGATGCTGCTGTCCGGCCTGATGCTCCCGATGACGCTCGCGCCGGCCTGGCTGGACGTGCTCTCGCACTTCGTGCCGTTCCGCTATCTGGTCGACGCGGTGCGCGACGCGTACACCGGGCACTACACGAGCGCGCACATGCTGTACGGCGTCCTGGTCGCGGTCGGGTTCGCGGCAGCCGCAGTGACGGTGGGCACACGGGTGTTCCGGACGGCCGGGGCGTAA